Proteins found in one Macrobrachium nipponense isolate FS-2020 chromosome 4, ASM1510439v2, whole genome shotgun sequence genomic segment:
- the LOC135211193 gene encoding RNA-binding protein spenito-like, with protein sequence MKRGADRDLSPSSKRSRSSLGRYDDSSEDEGRRSSRGGSPGRRYPPPEPLHRSDHRDDFGRPPRGPPPPGYKVLCVSNLHAKASDEMVREALYREFKRFGDVSVKVTLGADERLAYVYFRSGEEAREAKHSKPRILFYDRPVVVEPVYEASSRDYGPPRGRSRTPPDYDRGYRPRTPPGQELDDRYEPRFDRRRPPPPPHSDYYAEGPPLRQDDYGYRQPRGRGGPHGHYGPPIRGFKHNFGGRGGGGGGGGGMVESKRDKFPNYLHHVPPEEDPLATRTLFAGNLEINISEDELRRIFGRYGVVDDIDIKRPPPGTGNAYAFVRYQNLDMAHRAKIELSGQYIGKFQCKIGYGKVLPTTRVWVGGLGPWTSVTQLTQEFDRFGAIKKIEYVKGESHAYILYESLDAAQAAVKEMRGVPLGGPDKRLRTDFAEVNPPGPFPSGYKKEFEGEYEDWGSRSGTGAGYEDYGGSSEYSSSYSRGRGRGRGWHERGRGHRGNYHGDYQRDYRDYEGTPEGGDPARSPDPNDSNNTSGLNRARTLADVARETSTAWHGSLILKNSSFGTKMHLIEGDGEVADMMQDEDARPLLRITQRLRLDQSRLDDVSRRISAPSTATIMLSLPSTTAPQAPEEASVQTRPLRNLVAYLKQKEAAGVITLNTSNSSSSNNKEASMQGVLYAFPPCAFSLDLLHRVSPGLTEETTRDDHLVIVIVKGTAT encoded by the coding sequence ATGAAACGTGGAGCGGACAGAGATTTGTCTCCGTCGAGTAAACGATCACGGTCGAGTTTAGGACGTTATGATGACAGTAGTGAAGACGAAGGGCGTAGAAGTAGCCGCGGTGGAAGTCCTGGCCGACGGTATCCACCCCCGGAACCTCTCCATCGCTCCGATCACCGGGATGATTTCGGCCGGCCTCCTCGGGGCCCCCCGCCCCCTGGATATAAGGTACTGTGTGTGTCGAATCTTCATGCTAAAGCCAGTGACGAAATGGTGAGGGAAGCCCTCTACCGTGAATTCAAGAGATTTGGTGACGTAAGTGTCAAAGTAACCTTGGGGGCTGACGAGAGGTTGGCCTACGTTTATTTCCGGAGCGGGGAGGAGGCCAGGGAGGCCAAGCACAGCAAGCCCCGCATCCTCTTCTATGACCGTCCCGTCGTGGTTGAACCCGTCTACGAAGCCAGCAGTAGGGATTACGGGCCTCCCAGGGGCAGGTCACGAACGCCCCCGGACTATGACCGCGGGTACAGGCCCAGGACTCCACCTGGGCAGGAACTGGACGATAGGTATGAACCTAGGTTTGACAGGCgtcggcctcctcctcctccccatagTGACTATTACGCTGAAGGACCCCCACTAAGACAGGATGACTATGGTTACCGACAGCCTCGGGGAAGGGGGGGACCGCATGGACACTACGGTCCACCCATACGTGGATTCAAGCACAACTTTGGTGGTCGaggtggtgggggcgggggtggcggTGGGATGGTCGAGAGTAAGAGGGATAAGTTTCCAAACTATTTGCATCACGTGCCCCCGGAGGAGGATCCTCTCGCGACACGCACATTGTTTGCTGGGAATTTGGAGATTAATATCAGTGAGGACGAATTGAGGCGCATTTTTGGACGGTACGGTGTAGTCGATGATATTGATATCAAGCGTCCTCCGCCTGGGACAGGAAATGCTTATGCTTTTGTAAGATACCAGAATCTGGATATGGCTCATCGTGCCAAGATTGAGCTTTCGGGGCAGTACATAGGTAAATTCCAATGCAAGATTGGATATGGCAAAGTGTTGCCAACCACTCGGGTTTGGGTGGGTGGCCTGGGACCTTGGACGTCGGTCACTCAGCTGACGCAGGAATTCGATCGATTTGGAGccataaagaaaatagaatatgtAAAAGGAGAAAGTCATGCTTACATTCTGTATGAAAGTTTAGATGCTGCTCAAGCAGCTGTTAAAGAGATGCGAGGCGTCCCTCTTGGAGGGCCAGATAAACGACTTAGAACAGATTTTGCAGAAGTGAATCCCCCTGGTCCTTTTCCATCTGGCTACAAAAAGGAATTTGAAGGCGAGTATGAGGATTGGGGTAGCCGCAGTGGAACCGGTGCTGGTTACGAAGACTACGGAGGTAGTAGTGAATATAGTTCGAGTTACAGCCGAGGAAGAGGCAGAGGGCGTGGATGGCACGAAAGGGGTCGTGGTCATAGGGGGAACTACCACGGTGATTATCAGAGAGACTATAGGGACTACGAAGGAACCCCAGAAGGTGGCGATCCAGCACGGAGTCCAGATCCAAACGATTCCAATAATACTTCTGGGCTGAACAGAGCTCGTACTTTGGCAGATGTTGCTCGAGAAACCAGTACGGCATGGCATGGTTCTCTCATTCTGAAGAATTCATCTTTTGGTACTAAGATGCATCTTATTGAGGGTGATGGCGAAGTTGCTGATATGATGCAAGATGAAGATGCTAGACCTCTTCTCCGCATTACACAACGTCTTCGTTTAGATCAGTCTCGCTTAGACGACGTCAGTCGCCGTATTAGTGCACCATCCACAGCTACTATCATGTTGTCTTTACCCAGTACTACTGCTCCACAGGCTCCAGAAGAGGCGTCGGTTCAGACTCGACCACTTCGAAATCTGGTGGCTTATCTTAAGCAGAAGGAGGCAGCAGGTGTGATCACCCTCAACACAAGTAACagtagcagcagcaacaacaaagagGCGTCAATGCAGGGTGTtttgtacgcttttcctccgtgtGCATTCTCTTTGGACCTTCTCCATCGTGTATCCCCTGGTCTTACAGAAGAAACTACTAGAGACGATCATTTGGTTATTGTCATAGTCAAAGGAACAGCTACTTGA